Proteins encoded together in one Terriglobus saanensis SP1PR4 window:
- a CDS encoding glycoside hydrolase family 2 protein has translation MDRRSFLKTSGTLVAGATVAAKAVAAPASMQSGRTILPINRGWRYRNTNTAEAHQPGFDDSTFAEVTVPHTNVRLPWHGFDDRSYEFVSVYRRMLKVPADAKGRRVFVDFEGVMTASTVYLNGKRLGEYRGGYTPFSFELTEHLDPSGTNLLSVAVDSTERKDIPPFGYEVDYLTFGGIYREVALRIVPQTFLENIHVQPKNVLGAAPTVDVNLYLERAANSTHGPLSVRAELRDGERVLAKAAGKIAQPAVKRHNATDDDQANGAMAFNPATDAPTATVTFDKLAGKFDLWSLDHPKLYTVHVEVLENGKVIDEDARRIGFREAMFTEQGFSLNGKIVKLHGLDRHQTFPWVGQAMPARAQRQDAKILRQDLRCNIVRTSHYPQSRHFLDACDEMGLLVLEEIPGWQHIGDKAWQDVAVDNVRRMVRRDWNHPSVILWGVRINESRDNHDFYTRTNALSHALDTSRQTGGIRYFQESEFLEDVFTMNDFGWPLKKPNHPRYLNTEFVGHTYPTKTIDQEERLREHTIRHARVHDQLASDPQYAGGIAWCAFDYNTHDNFGSGDRICYHGVMDIFRTPKPAAGFYKSLCEPAEEIVIEPAFHWAKGDESIGFTYALISSNCDHLKLTVTNAKGEFVVGEGDPDRKQFPSLKHPPFSIPVEMKEAVWGDLRIDGYIGGKLALSKKYSGKGVDQEFVLVPDETTLVADGADSVRVVLRVNDEFGKIRPFAADAIEFTLEGNAELIGDNPFALVGGTGAIWVRAGEVAGTVTLKAKHPTLGVQSVAFTLTPGEAEIA, from the coding sequence ATGGACCGTCGCAGTTTTTTGAAGACCAGTGGAACCCTCGTCGCAGGTGCGACGGTAGCAGCAAAGGCTGTTGCAGCACCTGCCAGCATGCAGAGCGGACGCACGATCCTTCCGATCAATCGCGGTTGGCGCTATCGCAACACGAACACGGCAGAGGCGCATCAGCCTGGGTTTGACGACTCTACGTTTGCCGAGGTGACGGTGCCGCACACGAATGTTCGCCTGCCGTGGCATGGCTTCGATGACCGCAGTTACGAGTTCGTCTCGGTCTACCGGCGCATGCTGAAGGTTCCTGCGGATGCGAAGGGACGCCGTGTCTTCGTGGACTTTGAAGGCGTCATGACGGCGTCTACGGTTTACCTGAATGGCAAGCGGCTGGGAGAGTATCGCGGAGGCTACACACCCTTCAGCTTCGAGTTGACGGAACATCTCGACCCCAGTGGAACGAACCTGCTTTCGGTTGCGGTGGATTCGACGGAGCGCAAGGACATTCCTCCCTTTGGCTACGAGGTCGATTACCTCACCTTCGGCGGCATCTACCGCGAAGTTGCTTTGCGCATCGTGCCGCAGACTTTTCTCGAAAACATTCATGTGCAGCCGAAGAACGTTCTCGGCGCCGCTCCGACGGTGGATGTGAATCTCTATCTCGAACGTGCCGCGAACTCCACGCATGGCCCGCTCTCCGTTCGCGCAGAGTTGCGGGATGGCGAGCGCGTCCTGGCCAAGGCGGCAGGGAAGATCGCACAGCCCGCCGTGAAGCGGCACAACGCCACCGACGACGATCAGGCGAATGGAGCGATGGCGTTTAATCCTGCTACCGACGCGCCGACGGCTACGGTGACCTTCGATAAGCTTGCAGGGAAGTTCGACCTCTGGAGTCTGGACCATCCGAAGCTCTACACGGTGCATGTCGAGGTGCTGGAGAACGGCAAGGTCATCGACGAAGATGCGCGCCGCATCGGCTTCCGTGAGGCGATGTTTACGGAGCAGGGTTTCTCGCTGAACGGCAAGATCGTGAAGCTGCATGGTCTGGATCGCCATCAGACGTTTCCGTGGGTGGGGCAGGCGATGCCCGCGCGTGCGCAGCGGCAGGACGCGAAGATCCTTCGCCAGGACCTGCGCTGCAACATCGTCCGCACCTCACACTATCCGCAGAGCCGACACTTTCTGGACGCCTGCGATGAGATGGGTCTGCTGGTGCTGGAAGAGATCCCGGGATGGCAGCATATCGGCGACAAGGCATGGCAGGATGTTGCCGTGGACAACGTTCGCCGCATGGTGCGCCGCGACTGGAACCATCCCTCGGTGATTCTTTGGGGCGTGCGCATCAACGAGTCGCGGGACAACCACGACTTCTACACGCGCACCAATGCGCTCTCGCACGCGCTGGATACGTCGCGGCAGACGGGCGGCATCCGCTACTTCCAGGAGTCGGAGTTCCTGGAAGACGTCTTCACGATGAACGACTTTGGCTGGCCGCTCAAGAAGCCCAACCATCCGCGTTACCTGAACACGGAGTTTGTCGGCCACACCTATCCGACGAAGACGATCGACCAGGAAGAGCGGCTGCGCGAACACACGATCCGTCACGCGCGCGTGCACGATCAGCTTGCCAGCGATCCGCAGTATGCGGGCGGCATTGCATGGTGCGCCTTCGACTACAACACGCACGACAACTTCGGCTCCGGTGACCGCATCTGCTACCACGGTGTGATGGACATCTTCCGCACGCCGAAGCCCGCGGCGGGCTTCTACAAATCGCTCTGCGAACCTGCGGAGGAAATTGTCATCGAACCCGCGTTTCACTGGGCGAAGGGTGATGAGTCTATCGGCTTTACGTACGCCCTGATCAGCTCCAACTGCGATCACCTGAAGCTCACGGTGACGAATGCGAAGGGCGAGTTTGTTGTCGGTGAAGGCGATCCGGACCGTAAGCAGTTTCCTAGCTTGAAGCATCCGCCGTTCTCCATTCCGGTGGAGATGAAGGAGGCTGTCTGGGGCGATCTGCGGATTGATGGATACATTGGCGGCAAGCTGGCGCTCTCCAAGAAGTACAGCGGCAAGGGTGTGGATCAGGAGTTTGTCCTGGTGCCGGATGAGACGACGCTTGTGGCGGATGGAGCGGATTCGGTGCGTGTGGTCCTGCGTGTGAACGATGAGTTCGGTAAGATCCGTCCCTTTGCGGCGGATGCGATCGAGTTCACGCTGGAGGGCAATGCGGAGCTGATCGGTGACAATCCGTTTGCGCTTGTGGGTGGGACGGGTGCGATCTGGGTCCGTGCGGGTGAGGTGGCGGGGACGGTGACGTTGAAGGCGAAGCATCCGACGCTTGGGGTGCAGAGCGTTGCGTTTACGTTGACGCCGGGAGAAGCTGAGATTGCTTAG
- a CDS encoding GH1 family beta-glucosidase yields the protein MKRRSFLTTGAAAVAALGSTGFVEAAAKSTTRDVEGKGLVFPQGFLWGSATASYQVEGAIHEEGRGPSIWDTFSHTPGKTHNGDTGDVADDSFHLYKKDIALMKDLGLTVVRFSIAWPRVFPNGTGTPNPQGLDFYNRILDELHANGIAPYCTLYHWDLPQVLEDKGGWQNHDITKWFADYCGYVAGKLSDRISHFMTMNEMRSFVEIGYGGGRHAPGLNVSRGKLAQVRHHAVLGHGMAVQAIRAAAKKGTKVGLAENCENAVPAIETPANVHAAEIAFREENAMYMTVIQEGRYTDHYLANLGADAPKFTPEELKIIASPLDFAGLNCYTATPVIADDTPLGYMHVKNPKSYPHMASPWLYIGPEALRWAPKFAAKLWGVKEIYITENGCSADDVVDSKGCVLDSDRVMFLRQYLTQLHRGITEGAPVKGYFLWSLLDNYEWADGYEKRFGITYVDFATQKRTPKLSSDFYKNIIAHNSLV from the coding sequence ATGAAGCGCAGAAGTTTTCTCACCACAGGTGCCGCCGCCGTCGCAGCCCTCGGATCCACAGGATTTGTCGAAGCTGCCGCAAAGTCCACGACGCGGGATGTCGAGGGCAAGGGACTTGTCTTCCCGCAGGGATTTCTGTGGGGATCGGCGACTGCCTCCTACCAGGTAGAAGGCGCGATTCACGAAGAAGGCCGTGGCCCATCGATCTGGGACACCTTCTCGCACACGCCCGGCAAGACGCACAACGGCGATACGGGCGATGTAGCCGACGACAGTTTTCACCTTTATAAAAAAGACATCGCGCTGATGAAGGACCTCGGTCTCACCGTGGTGCGCTTCTCGATCGCCTGGCCGCGCGTCTTTCCCAACGGCACCGGCACACCCAATCCGCAGGGCCTGGACTTCTACAACCGTATTCTGGATGAGTTGCATGCGAACGGCATTGCGCCCTACTGCACGCTCTACCACTGGGACCTGCCGCAGGTGCTCGAAGACAAGGGCGGCTGGCAGAACCACGACATTACCAAGTGGTTCGCGGATTACTGCGGCTATGTGGCGGGCAAGCTCTCGGACCGCATCAGCCACTTCATGACGATGAACGAGATGCGTTCGTTCGTGGAGATCGGTTACGGCGGTGGACGCCATGCTCCCGGTCTGAACGTTTCGCGTGGCAAGCTGGCGCAGGTGAGGCATCACGCGGTGTTGGGCCACGGCATGGCGGTGCAGGCGATTCGCGCTGCGGCGAAGAAGGGCACGAAGGTCGGCCTGGCAGAGAACTGCGAGAATGCGGTTCCTGCGATCGAGACGCCCGCGAACGTTCATGCAGCCGAGATTGCCTTCCGCGAAGAGAACGCGATGTACATGACCGTGATCCAGGAGGGTCGCTACACGGACCACTATCTTGCAAACCTCGGCGCGGACGCACCGAAGTTTACGCCGGAGGAGTTGAAGATCATTGCTTCGCCGCTGGATTTCGCCGGTCTCAACTGCTACACGGCGACGCCCGTCATCGCGGACGATACGCCGCTTGGCTACATGCACGTGAAGAATCCGAAGAGCTATCCGCACATGGCTTCGCCGTGGCTGTATATAGGTCCCGAGGCGTTGCGCTGGGCGCCGAAGTTCGCGGCCAAGCTGTGGGGCGTGAAAGAGATCTACATCACGGAGAACGGCTGTTCTGCGGATGATGTGGTGGACAGCAAGGGATGCGTTCTGGACTCCGACCGCGTCATGTTCCTGCGCCAGTATCTGACGCAGCTTCATCGCGGCATCACGGAGGGAGCACCGGTCAAGGGGTACTTCCTTTGGAGTCTGCTGGACAACTACGAGTGGGCCGACGGCTATGAGAAGCGCTTCGGGATTACCTATGTCGACTTCGCAACGCAGAAGCGGACGCCCAAGCTCTCGTCCGACTTTTACAAGAACATCATCGCGCATAATTCGCTCGTATAA